In the genome of Saprospira sp. CCB-QB6, one region contains:
- a CDS encoding glycosyltransferase — MIFGIGLTIFLLSSFAVVYTYVLYPLLLRILGQGKGLKGAVYSAEDSELPIVAVLMAAHNEELVIEQKMQQLLAAQYPKQKLHIYLGSDCSTDATNAILQAYAEQYPERVHFFPFQERQGKPAIINQLAEAAQKQSAEVLLITDANVMPQPKSIYELLKHFKQEDIILVDSNIQHYDSEAEGIGRNEQGYISQEVQTKYREGVIWGRTLGPLGGFFALRASHFSPIPKGYLVDDFYWAMKAFEQGGRAISELKAICLEDVSGNLAGEFRRKVRIASGNYKNLATFKHLLLPQWGSLAFVFWSHKVLRWLGPVFMLLSWSSLALLNLLDDNLIWLLLFTAQNLLFFIVPLLDWLLEQMGIHQKYLRYIRYFLAMNIALVKGFINYIKGVKTNVWQPTKRKLG; from the coding sequence ATGATATTTGGAATAGGGCTTACGATTTTTTTGCTTTCCTCTTTTGCCGTGGTGTACACTTATGTACTCTACCCTCTTTTGCTGCGCATTTTGGGCCAAGGTAAAGGACTAAAAGGAGCAGTTTACTCTGCAGAAGATTCTGAGCTCCCTATTGTGGCCGTGCTCATGGCCGCTCATAATGAAGAGCTAGTTATTGAGCAAAAGATGCAACAGCTATTAGCAGCCCAATATCCAAAGCAAAAGCTGCATATTTACCTAGGTTCTGATTGTTCCACAGATGCCACAAATGCTATTCTGCAAGCCTATGCAGAGCAATATCCAGAACGGGTCCATTTTTTCCCCTTCCAAGAGCGACAAGGCAAACCCGCAATCATCAACCAATTAGCTGAAGCCGCCCAAAAACAATCGGCTGAAGTGCTACTGATTACCGATGCTAACGTGATGCCTCAGCCCAAGAGCATTTACGAGCTGCTCAAACATTTTAAGCAAGAGGATATTATCTTGGTGGATAGCAATATTCAGCATTATGATAGTGAGGCAGAGGGGATTGGCCGCAATGAACAGGGTTACATTTCTCAAGAAGTACAAACTAAATATAGAGAGGGCGTCATTTGGGGCCGAACACTAGGTCCATTGGGAGGCTTTTTTGCTTTGCGAGCCAGCCACTTCTCCCCTATTCCCAAAGGCTATTTAGTCGATGACTTTTATTGGGCCATGAAGGCCTTTGAACAGGGCGGACGGGCCATTAGCGAGCTCAAAGCCATTTGTCTAGAAGATGTATCAGGCAATTTGGCCGGAGAATTCCGCCGAAAGGTCCGCATAGCCAGCGGCAATTATAAGAACCTAGCCACCTTTAAGCATTTACTCTTGCCCCAATGGGGAAGTTTGGCCTTTGTTTTTTGGTCCCATAAGGTCCTGCGTTGGCTAGGCCCTGTTTTTATGTTGTTAAGTTGGAGCAGTTTAGCCCTGCTCAACCTACTAGATGACAACTTAATTTGGCTCCTCTTGTTTACAGCACAGAACCTATTATTCTTTATTGTTCCATTGCTCGATTGGCTATTAGAGCAAATGGGCATACATCAGAAGTACCTGCGGTACATCCGATATTTTTTAGCCATGAATATTGCCCTAGTGAAGGGATTTATCAACTATATAAAAGGAGTCAAAACCAATGTCTGGCAACCAACAAAACGAAAGCTTGGATAG
- a CDS encoding T9SS type A sorting domain-containing protein, with protein MFRLYHFFTALLLPSLIWAQQPSHLNCETSHEAQALGIERLAENRRMAPQLLAEWQQQLQSRNSFDSTVYVPITFHRVAKGDGTGAVTYQQLYDNLCAINGFYADMNIVFYINEINEIRSEQLYVNEANTSDYIRSLHKRLGVVNIYVGGPYQQGSSYGAYYAPNFDWIFAWNNQIAGGTTLTHELGHYFTLAHTFYGWEGMEYATAAVANKAPQMGSNGRPIEKVIRGQTGENCQWAADGFCDTPPDYASGGGGCSFTETWRDPDSIIIDATTNTPLISNHMSYFSCRSSFTAQQQEAIMLDMLSRGQHYNTAPPHLTADGVASLSFPEDGGLVPNVGQAVELRWQAANAAHAYWVIVEKVTPNSCIPTGQTQEFLANDTSVWVNLDPGQYYRWSVRAMGAQDPCNYNATPWACFRTESWATAVNATTNLAAPKLWPNPQAAGQELILSVETAESQKANIQIYNSLGQLLSSQALSIQAGEQLLRIGTQDLQAGHYWLNLQMEGKNKQLPFVLVH; from the coding sequence ATGTTTCGATTATATCATTTTTTTACAGCCTTACTTTTGCCTAGTCTAATTTGGGCACAACAACCTAGTCATTTAAATTGTGAGACTAGTCATGAGGCACAAGCCCTTGGCATAGAACGTCTAGCGGAAAACCGTCGTATGGCGCCTCAATTATTGGCTGAATGGCAACAGCAGTTACAAAGCCGCAATAGTTTTGATAGTACGGTCTATGTGCCAATTACCTTTCATCGGGTAGCTAAAGGAGATGGCACAGGAGCAGTTACTTATCAGCAATTGTATGACAACCTTTGCGCGATCAATGGTTTTTATGCGGATATGAATATTGTCTTTTATATCAATGAAATTAATGAGATTCGGTCTGAGCAGTTGTATGTAAATGAGGCAAACACTTCAGATTATATTCGCTCCTTACACAAGCGTCTTGGGGTAGTGAATATTTACGTAGGGGGTCCTTATCAACAGGGCAGCAGTTATGGGGCATATTATGCTCCCAACTTTGATTGGATTTTTGCTTGGAATAATCAAATTGCTGGAGGAACGACCCTGACCCATGAGTTAGGGCATTACTTTACCTTGGCCCATACTTTTTATGGTTGGGAGGGAATGGAATATGCCACGGCAGCAGTGGCTAATAAGGCTCCTCAGATGGGAAGCAATGGCCGTCCGATAGAAAAAGTAATACGTGGCCAAACAGGAGAAAACTGTCAATGGGCGGCAGATGGATTTTGTGATACGCCTCCAGATTATGCTTCTGGTGGAGGAGGCTGTAGCTTTACGGAAACTTGGAGAGATCCGGATAGCATTATAATTGATGCAACAACGAACACACCTTTAATTAGCAATCACATGAGCTATTTTTCTTGTCGGAGCAGCTTTACGGCTCAGCAGCAAGAAGCCATTATGTTGGATATGCTTTCTAGAGGTCAGCATTATAATACGGCTCCTCCTCATTTGACAGCTGATGGGGTAGCTAGCCTAAGTTTTCCAGAAGATGGAGGCTTAGTTCCCAATGTGGGGCAAGCTGTTGAATTGCGTTGGCAGGCAGCCAATGCGGCCCATGCTTATTGGGTAATTGTAGAAAAAGTAACCCCCAATAGCTGTATTCCAACAGGTCAAACACAAGAATTTTTGGCCAATGACACCTCTGTTTGGGTAAATTTAGATCCAGGGCAATATTATCGTTGGAGTGTTCGGGCAATGGGGGCACAAGACCCTTGTAATTATAATGCGACTCCTTGGGCTTGTTTCCGTACTGAATCTTGGGCGACTGCAGTAAACGCTACAACTAATTTGGCGGCGCCCAAATTATGGCCCAACCCACAAGCCGCTGGGCAAGAGCTCATTTTATCTGTAGAAACAGCAGAAAGTCAAAAGGCCAATATTCAAATCTATAATAGCTTAGGCCAATTGCTTTCTAGCCAAGCTCTTTCGATACAAGCTGGTGAGCAGCTTTTGCGCATTGGTACTCAAGATTTGCAGGCGGGACACTATTGGCTCAATTTGCAAATGGAAGGTAAAAATAAGCAACTGCCTTTTGTCTTAGTCCACTAA